A segment of the Frankineae bacterium MT45 genome:
CGGCAGCCTTCCAATGCGACTCATGCTGCTTCTTCCTTTACCAGACGTAGGCGAGGACTTCCCCGCCCACACCGCGCTTGGCGGCTTGCTTGTCGGTCAACAGTCCGGTGGACGTTGAGATGATGGCGACGCCGAGCCCACCCAAAACGCGGGGCAGTCCGGTCGACTTGGCATAGACACGAAGACCTGGCTTGGAGACCCGGCGCACGCCGGCGATGCTGCGCTCGCGGTTCGGTCCGTACTTCAGGTCGAGGACGAGGAGCTTGCCAGGCTGGCCTTCCGGCGTGTCGGTGATGTGGAACCCACCGATGTAGCCCTGCTCCTTCAAGATCTCTGCGATGTGCCCCTTCAACTTCGAGTGAGGCATCACCACCGTGTCGTGGAAGGCTGAGTTCGCGTTGCGAAGACGCGTCAGCATGTCCGCAATCGGGTCAGTCATAGTCATGTATTGCTCTGCTTTCTCGCGCGGTTCCCGCTCATCGGAGCGGGCCTATCGCGAAGTAATGTTGTTCAACCAGACAAGTCTGCCTGATCGCTGGTCGGTAACCAAATCGCTGGTCACCGAGAGACTGCGGTGGAGCTGCGTTGCCCGGGCAACCAGGACGTACTAGACGCCCTGGTCGCCTCGAACTACCAGGACGACTTGGTGACGCCCGGCAGCTCGCCGGCGTGGGCCATCTCGCGCAGGCAGATACGGCACAGCCCGAACTT
Coding sequences within it:
- a CDS encoding SSU ribosomal protein S8P; the protein is MTMTDPIADMLTRLRNANSAFHDTVVMPHSKLKGHIAEILKEQGYIGGFHITDTPEGQPGKLLVLDLKYGPNRERSIAGVRRVSKPGLRVYAKSTGLPRVLGGLGVAIISTSTGLLTDKQAAKRGVGGEVLAYVW